The following are encoded in a window of Acipenser ruthenus unplaced genomic scaffold, fAciRut3.2 maternal haplotype, whole genome shotgun sequence genomic DNA:
- the LOC117965044 gene encoding LOW QUALITY PROTEIN: ceramide synthase 2-like (The sequence of the model RefSeq protein was modified relative to this genomic sequence to represent the inferred CDS: inserted 1 base in 1 codon): MLRTVSDWFWWDRLWLPGNVTWSDLQDXDGRVYAKAADLWVTLPLALLFMVIRQIFEIWVATPLARLLGVKDQTRLKVPPRPVLENFYTTTSKRPKPADVDALCKKTGCSVRQVERWFRRRRNQDRPSLLKKFREASWRFTFYLLAFFAGLAALIDKPWFYNLKDMWKGFPVLVLLPSQYWYYMIELGFYWSLLFSVASDIKRKDFKEQIVHHIATIVLISLSWCVNFIRAGTLIMLVHDSSDYFLESAKIFNYAGWKKTCNAIFIVFAAVFIITRLVIFPFWILHCTVVYPLSIYPPFFVYYFFNGLLMVLQLLHLFWAALILRMAHKFMTGKFVDDERSDKEETDNSEEEEEEEAEKKEEKKKKRGRVRESKETPWNGPVQNGHPTINNNQHQKKN, from the exons ATGCTCCGGACGGTGAGTGACTGGTTCTGGTGGGACCGGCTCTGGCTCCCTGGTAACGTGACCTGGTCGGACCTGCAGG CGGACGGACGTGTCTACGCCAAGGCCGCTGACCTGTGGGTGACCCTGCCCCTCGCCTTGCTGTTCATGGTCATCCGACAGATCTTCGAAAT atGGGTAGCCACTCCTCTGGCGCGTCTCCTGGGTGTGAAGGATCAGACCCGGTTGAAAGTCCCTCCCCGCCCCGTTCTGGAGAACTTCTACACGACGACCTCGAAGCGACCCAAACCG GCGGATGTGGACGCGCTGTGTAAGAAGACGGGCTGTTCGGTCCGGCAGGTGGAGCGGTGGTTCCGACGGAGACGCAACCAGGACCGGCCCAGCCTGCTGAAGAAGTTCCGCGAGGCCAG ttggAGATTTACCTTTTACCTTCTTGCTTTCTTTGCTGGCCTGGCAGCCCTGATTGAC AAGCCCTGGTTCTACAATCTCAAGGACATGTGGAAGGGGTTCCCTGTGCTG GTCTTGCTGCCCTCCCAGTACTGGTACTACATGATTGAACTGGGATTCTACTGGTCTCTGCTCTTCAGTGTGGCCTCTGACATCAAAAGAAAA gaTTTCAAGGAGCAGATCGTCCACCACATTGCCACCATCGTGCTGATCAGCTTATCCTGGTGTGTGAACTTCATCCGCGCCGGCACCCTCATCATGCTGGTGCACGACTCCTCTGACTACTTCCTGgag TCTGCCAAGATTTTTAACTACGCTGGCTGGAAGAAGACCTGCAATGCCATCTTCATCGTGTTCGCCGCAGTCTTCATCATCACCAGGCTGGTCATCTTCCCCTTCTG GATCCTGCACTGTACTGTGGTGTACCCCCTGTCCATCTACCCCCCCTTCTTTGTGTATTACTTCTTCAACGGGCTGCTGATGGTGCTGCAGCTCCTGCACCTGTTCTGGGCCGCGCTGATCCTGCGCATGGCGCACAAGTTCATGACGGGCAAG TTCGTGGACGATGAGCGAAGTGACAAAGAGGAGACGGATAATtccgaggaggaagaggaggaggaggcggagaagaaggaggagaagaagaagaagagaggCAGGGTGAGGGAAAGCAAGGAGACTCCCTGGAACGGGCCTGTGCAAAACGGACACCCCACCATCAACAACAACCAGCACCAGAAAAAAAACTAG